From a single Amyelois transitella isolate CPQ chromosome 18, ilAmyTran1.1, whole genome shotgun sequence genomic region:
- the LOC106129135 gene encoding uncharacterized protein LOC106129135 gives MKFAIVLLGLVSLAFSAPQPRKVFHENVEDFLNLINDVAGEELFELMEHYAEFEEFWVSINYLTTADFKNLVYEMESLPEFKAVIDFLEKDNIDIMYFIDRFNFILEEATGPQGFKKSRHQLSGRDFNSFINDCVAALPKDQLAALFDQKLAEDEEFRVAIENLYSEEWAQIYDALWKSEQFQVEIRTLAEHGIEINVLLNELFAVFGQN, from the exons ATGAAATTCGCAATAGTTCTTCTTGGTTTGGTCTCCTTGGCTTTCTCGGCTCCTCAGCCGAGGAAGGTCTTCCACGAAAATGTGGAGGATTTCCTGAACCTCATCAATGACGTCGCCGGAGAAGAGTTATTTGAACTCATGGAGCATTACGCAGAGTTTGAAGAATTTTGGGTTTCCATAAATTACTTGACGACTGCCGACTTCAAGAACCTCGTTTATGAAATGGAATCGTTGCCCGAGTTTAAAGCT GTGATCGATTTCTTGGAGAAGGATAACATCGATATTATGTACTTCATCGACCGCTTCAACTTTATCTTag AGGAAGCAACAGGACCACAAGGCTTCAAGAAATCCCGCCACCAGCTCAGCGGCCGCGACTTCAACTCCTTCATAAACGACTGCGTCGCCGCTTTACCGAAGGACCAACTGGCCGCCTTGTTTGACCAAAAACTGGCCGAAGATGAAGAATTCAGAGTAGCCATAGAGAATCTGTACAGCGAGGAGTGGGCACAGATTTACGATGCCCTATGGAAGAGCGAACAGTTCCAAGTTGAAATTAGAACACTCGCTGAGCATGGCATCGAAATTAACGTATTACTCAACGAGTTGTTCGCTGTTTTCGGCcagaattaa
- the LOC132902796 gene encoding uncharacterized protein LOC132902796 — protein sequence MKRVIVLLLSHIYMNCAFFIPYGILKLSCQDSALLIDRIVVKPDGTQSTHTGKIIARSLENQILDLKQKSNDKINDLVYNEVAPKHSNVNERSFVYLKQKHRTPIINLVHGTNDGLTKSNAEQLATMKEYFHDFTKKLAQYPIEKYLQDYSIFNQDPNETVTRRFSKLKLGNPRKDYRKDNMNDIDPNLYEKLKIVEFLKPPLLRYEHNSETKRNEISQTTQHTSLERYDTHVYPTRSNQHLHINNNLKGTIYVKPRENETLCSHIYHSHIKECVQRIFGKNVNQSAFNILTKCLRELCLREYKNK from the exons ATGAAAAGGGTTATAGTATTGTTGTTATCACACATTTACATGAATTGTGCATTTTTTATACCGTATGGAATTTTGAAG TTGTCGTGTCAAGACAGCGCTCTATTAATCGATCGTATTGTTGTCAAACCAGATGGCACACAATCAACACATACAGGGAAAATCATAGCGAGATCCCtggaaaatcaaattttagaTCTTAAGCAAAAAAGCAATGATAAAATCAATGATTTAGTATATAACGAAGTTGCCCCAAAACATAGCAATGTTAACGAAAGatcatttgtatatttaaaacaaaagcacAGAACTCCTATCATTAACTTGGTTCATGGAACAAATGATGGGCTGACGAAGTCCAATGCTGAACAATTGGCAACCATGAAGGAATATTTTCATGATTTTACCAAAAAACTAGCTCAATatccaatagaaaaatacttacaagaTTACTCTATTTTTAATCAAGATCCAAATGAAACTGTAACTAGAAGGTTTTCGAAACTAAAATTAGGAAATCCGAGGAAAGATTACAGAAAAGACAATATGAATGATATTGATCCGAATCTTTacgaaaaattgaaaatcgtGGAGTTTTTGAAGCCACCTCTACTAAGATATGAGCATAATTCTGAAactaaaagaaatgaaatatcGCAGACTACACAACATACTAGTCTCGAACGATATGATACACATGTGTATCCTACTCGCAGTAATCAACATTTGCATATTAACAACAATCTGAAAGGAACTATTTATGTTAAACCACGCGAAAACGAAACGCTTTGTTCTCACATATATCACAGTCATATAAAAGAATGTGTCCAAAGAATTTTCGGTAAAAATGTTAATCAAAGTGCTTTTAATATACTAACGAAATGTTTAAGAGAGTTGTGTTTAAGAGaatacaagaataaataa
- the LOC106129007 gene encoding facilitated trehalose transporter Tret1 has product MGKTWITPFVRQCYVTAGTSLNMASHGFVMGFAAVLLPQLRKPDSIIPIDQVTGSWIVSTPAISQVLGNFIVPSLMNVLGRRRANLISILVMIICWLTISVADNFITIIICRAIQGVSLGISASLSPILIGEYTSPKNRGSFITTLSVAMSIGVLTIHTLGSYSTWQITALVVAIIAFVDFLMVIYSPESPIWLADKGRYSECRSVFMWLRGSGEEDELNKMIEAAIIINNIKAASVAPKTITGKVKKSLSSFSEALTKREFYKPIFIMINVYNIGIWSAVALLTTYIIDVIHYVVGTEVDVPVIVISLGIQRIVSNLVAVYLYKTFKRKTLLYVLCGLNALTLFATGIYVYAKLHNLLPFDHPSIGVILIHLHMFSGATGCVPFPFIIAGEIFPTQYKSLAGGISVVIFSCIFSVMIKSVPSMFITFGLHGSYFIYGVIVTYFLIVSGIFLPETKDRTLQDIEDEFRGKPIDPEELKSMQSLTTWQKHKMDRRCSSPLI; this is encoded by the exons ATGGGGAAAACATGGATTACGCCCTTTGTGAGAcag tGCTATGTAACGGCGGGTACGTCCCTAAACATGGCCTCCCACGGGTTCGTGATGGGATTCGCGGCGGTCCTGCTGCCTCAGCTGCGGAAGCCTGACTCCATCATTCCCATAGACCAGGTCactggatcttggattg ttTCTACCCCTGCAATATCTCAAGTCCTGGGAAATTTCATTGTGCCTTCTCTCATGAACGTCCTGGGCAGAAGACGAGCCAACCTTATCAGTATTCTAGTCATGATTATATGCTGGCTGACCATATCTGTGGCTGATAACTTTATCACGATTATCATTTGTAGAGCAATCCAAGGTGTATCATTAGGAATCAGTGCGTCATTAAGTCCAATCTTAATTGGAGAATACACTTCGCCAAAAAACAGAGGTTCATTTATAACAACTTTATCTGTAGCCATGTCCATCGGAGTTTTAACTATTCATACACTGGGTTCATATTCGACGTGGCAAATAACAGCATTGGTAGTAGCTATCATTGCGTTTGTAGATTTTTTAATGGTAATATATTCTCCTGAATCTCCTATCTGGTTAGCCGATAAAGGCAGATACAGTGAGTGTAGAAGTGTATTTATGTGGTTAAGAGGAAGTGGCGAAGAAGATGAATTGAACAAAATGATTGAAGCAGCAATaatcattaataatataaaagctGCCTCAGTTGCTCCCAAAACAATAACgggaaaagttaaaaaatcattGAGTAGTTTTAGTGAAGCACTAACTAAGAGAGaattttataaaccaatctttataatgattaatgtttataatataggCATTTGGTCTGCTGTTGCTCTATTGACAACATATATTATAGATGTTATCCACTACGTAGTAGGAACAGAAGTGGATGTTCCAGTAATAGTAATCAGTTTGGGTATTCAACGAATTGTTTCGAATCTAGTAGCCGTCTATTTGTACAAAACATTTAAGAGAAAAACATTGTTATACGTTCTTTGTGGCTTAAATGCGTTGACTCTCTTTGCCACTGGCATATATGTCTATGCCAAGCTTCACAATTTGTTACCATTTGACCATCCGTCAATTGGTGTAATATTAATTCATCTGCACATGTTTTCGGGAGCAACTGGTTGTGTACCATTTCCATTCATAATTGCTGGTGAAATATTCCCTACACAATATAAAAGTCTAGCTGGTGGTATCAGCGTTGTGATATTTTCGTGTATATTCTCTGTAATGATAAAATCTGTACCTtcaatgtttattacttttggcTTACATGGAAGTTACTTTATTTACGGTGTCATAGTGACTTATTTCTTGATCGTATCTGGTATATTTTTACCAGAAACAAAAGATAGAACGCTACAAGATATTGAGGATGAGTTCAGAGGAAAGCCGATTGACCCAGAGGAGTTAAAATCTATGCAGTCTTTGACAACTTGGCAAAAACACAAGATGGATCGACGTTGCAGTAGTCCTTTGATATGA